One genomic segment of Impatiens glandulifera chromosome 6, dImpGla2.1, whole genome shotgun sequence includes these proteins:
- the LOC124941165 gene encoding probable protein phosphatase 2C 8, giving the protein MSVMGRQRLMGDAVRMLPGLVYTKENHEFSFYAIFHSEGSGKAATFWRDVLHLMLLKRLEKEKPNNRGGIDWVKVMKDCFAEMEYGEECMSPSRRRDDVEGMVVVVTDKEVILSVKGDSKAVLFRGDSALFLSHASEADRVDKRQRNSYYHNPYIPCRESIPEVIMENRTLEDEFLIIASNGLWEVISDETAYDITRTCLIGYTRDHKFQEEGWAAEAAGLLAELAMAKGGQDNMSIIVVHLKTV; this is encoded by the exons ATGTCTGTCATGGGAAGACAAAGATTAATGGGTGATGCTGTGAGGATGTTGCCTGGACTAGTTTACACAAAAGAAAATCATGAGTTCTCGTTTTATGCTATTTTTCATAGCGAAGGAAGTGGAAAGGCAGCAACTTTTTGGAGGGATGTTTTACATTTGATGTTACTAAAGCGGTTGGAGAAGGAGAAACCAAACAATCGAGGTGGGATAGATTGGGTGAAAGTGATGAAAGACTGTTTTGCTGAGATGGAGTATGGGGAAGAATGTATGAGTCCTTCTAGAAGGAGGGATGATGTTGAAGGGATGGTTGTTGTTGTGACTGATAAGGAAGTGATTTTGTCTGTCAAAGGTGATTCAAAAGCTGTTCTTTTTCGAGGTGATAGTGCTCTGTTTTTGTCCCATGCTAGCGAG GCTGACAGGGTTGATAAAAGACAGAGGAACAGTTACTATCACAATCCATATATTCCATGTAGAGAATCAATTCCAGAAGTAATCATGGAAAACAGAACACTTGAAGATGAATTTCTGATCATAGCAAGCAACGGTTTATGGGAAGTCATCAGTGATGAAACAGCATACGACATCACAAGAACATGTCTCATAGGTTACACAAGGGACCACAAATTCCAGGAAGAAGGATGGGCAGCAGAGGCAGCTGGTTTGCTAGCAGAGTTAGCCATGGCTAAAGGTGGTCAAGACAACATGAGTATCATCGTGGTTCATCTCAAGACagtctaa
- the LOC124941160 gene encoding endoglucanase 6-like, with protein sequence MSLPLLLFITLLLLPLTSAGHDYGQALTKSILFFEAQRSGYLPQNQRVKWRGHSGLNDGKTNGVNLVGGYYDAGDNVKFGLPMAFTVTMMSWSIIEYGRQMAQSGELSHAMDAIKWGTDYFIKAHPQPYVLYGEVGDGNTDHYCWQRPEDMTTPRQAYKIDVNNPGSDLAGETAASMAAASIVFRRYNPSYSRLLLSHAQQLFDFADKYRGKYDSSITVAQKYYRSVSGYADELLWAAAWLYKATNNQYYLSYLAKNGDSLGGTGWAMSEFGWDVKYPGVQTLVAKLLMGGKAGNYAPVFKKYQDKAEFFMCSCLGKGTRNVQKTPGGLIYRQRWNNLQFATSASFLLSVYSDYLSSAGKNLNCASGTVSPSEILAFAKSQVDYILGDNPRATSYMVGYGNNFPQQVHHRASSIVSIKVDSTFVSCRGGYATWFSKKSRDPNVLTGAIVGGPDAYDNFADQRDNYEQTEPATYNNAPLLGTLARLHAGHSGYNQLLEEILPAPQTKPNPAPLTKTTPAQGSFSAPITIEQKVTGSWINHGRTYYRYSTILTNKSAKTVKGLKLYISKLYGPLWGLTKYGDSYVFPSWLNSLPAGKSLEFVYIHSAPQAYVSVSNYTLS encoded by the exons ATGTCTCTTCCTCTTCTACTATTCatcactcttcttcttcttcctttaaCTTCAGCTGGCCATGATTATGGTCAAGCTCTTACCAAAAGCATTCTCTTCTTTGAAGCTCAAAGATCTGGTTATCTACCTCAAAATCAAAGGGTTAAATGGAGAGGACATTCTGGTTTAAATGATGGAAAAACCAATGGG GTGAATCTGGTTGGTGGGTATTATGATGCTGGTGATAATGTTAAGTTTGGTTTACCTATGGCATTCACTGTTACTATGATGTCATGGAGTATTATTGAATATGGTAGACAAATGGCTCAAAGTGGTGAACTATCTCATGCTATGGATGCTATTAAATGGGGAACTGATTATTTCATTAAAGCTCATCCTCAACCTTATGTCCTTTATGGAGAg GTTGGAGATGGAAATACAGATCATTATTGTTGGCAAAGACCAGAAGATATGACCACACCAAGGCAGGCTTATAAGATTGATGTTAACAATCCAGGGTCTGACCTCGCCGGAGAAACCGCCGCCTCAATGGCGGCGGCGTCTATTGTTTTCCGGCGATATAACCCTTCTTATTCTAGATTGCTCCTTTCTCATGCTCAAcag cTCTTCGACTTTGCGGACAAATACAGGGGTAAATACGACAGCAGCATAACCGTTGCGCAAAAGTATTACCGATCCGTTAGTGGATATGCG GATGAATTGTTGTGGGCTGCTGCTTGGTTATACAAGGCCACAAACAACCAATACTATTTGAGTTACCTCGCAAAGAATGGCGATTCTCTAGGTGGAACCGGTTGGGCCATGAGCGAGTTCGGTTGGGATGTTAAGTATCCCGGGGTTCAAACCCTCGTCGCCAAG CTTCTAATGGGAGGAAAAGCTGGCAATTATGCACCCGTCTTTAAGAAATATCAAGACAAAGCCGAGTTCTTCATGTGTTCTTGTCTCGGAAAAGGAACACGCAACGTTCAAAAGACTCCGGGAGGACTCATTTATAGACAAAGATGGAATAACTTGCAGTTTGCCACGAGTGCTTCCTTTCTCTTATCGGTTTACTCTGACTATCTCTCGTCAGCAGGAAAAAACCTTAATTGCGCTTCCGGAACTGTCTCACCTTCCGAGATTCTTGCATTTGCGAAATCCCAG GTGGATTATATTCTTGGAGACAATCCAAGAGCAACAAGTTACATGGTGGGATATGGAAACAACTTTCCTCAACAAGTCCATCACAGGGCTTCCTCAATTGTTTCAATTAAGGTTGATTCTACTTTTGTTAGTTGTCGAGGTGGTTATGCCACTTGGTTCAGTAAGAAGTCTCGCGACCCGAATGTCTTAACCGGTGCTATTGTTGGTGGTCCCGATGCTTATGATAACTTCGCCGATCAAAGAGACAACTATGAACAAACTGAGCCTGCTACTTATAACAATGCTCCTCTTTTAGGTACTCTGGCTCGTCTCCATGCTGGCCATAGCGGTTACAACCAGCTCTTGgaag AAATCCTTCCTGCTcctcaaaccaaaccaaatccAGCTCCATTAACCAAAACAACACCAGCTCAAG GTTCATTCTCAGCTCCTATAACCATTGAACAAAAGGTGACTGGTTCGTGGATCAATCATGGAAGGACTTACTATCGATACTCGACTATCTTAACTAACAAATCTGCCAAGACTGTGAAGGGTCTAAAGCTGTACATATCCAAGCTTTATGGTCCTCTTTGGGGGCTCACGAAATATGGTGATTCATACGTTTTCCCTTCATGGCTCAACTCATTGCCTGCAGGAAAGAGCTTAGAGTTCGTTTACATTCATTCCGCCCCTCAAGCTTACGTCTCAGTTTCGAACTATACCCTGTCCTAA